The Oryzias latipes chromosome 16, ASM223467v1 genome includes a region encoding these proteins:
- the cnp-1 gene encoding C-type natriuretic peptide 1 precursor, producing the protein MLCPVLLCATLLLLTPFEVTEARALHPSADAVQFVEQFLDRYNDLLTLDDLENLLNTQPEEQSTLSSGVKTAEYPKWADLQTQPETPWFRLLKGALTNQKRAEPDRSRRGWNRGCFGLKLDRIGSMSGLGC; encoded by the exons ATGCTGTGTCCTGTGCTGCTTTGTGCCACTTTGCTCCTTCTGACTCCGTTTGAGGTCACGGAGGCTCGTGCTCTGCATCCATCTGCCGATGCTGTGCAG TTTGTGGAGCAGTTTTTGGACCGCTACAATGACCTTCTGACTCTGGACGACCTGGAGAACCTGTTGAACACCCAGCCGGAGGAGCAGTCCACCCTCTCCTCGGGGGTCAAAACAGCAGAGTACCCCAAATGGGCCGACCTCCAGACACAGCCGGAGACCCCGTGGTTCCGCCTGCTGAAGGGGGCCCTGACCAACCAGAAGCGAGCAGAACCCGATAGGTCACGGAGGGGATGGAACCGAGGATGCTTTGGCCTGAAGCTGGACCGGATCGGGTCAATGAGTGGACTGGGCTGTTAG